A window of the Pelagicoccus enzymogenes genome harbors these coding sequences:
- a CDS encoding TonB-dependent receptor gives MECIRKTNAGRLFVKTPKLNMKKTNKIRCNSLGRGLLGLALPVLALSVATQSWAGEIRGRVVDSDLGNNLRNAQVTIAGSSNRVLTEQGGSFYFPDVSAGEVTLRVSFSGYDTIEQTVTVPEDGTVRPTIKLRSSFMDEGNVYTLGAFEVQAESYNAASRAVNEQKVAINPVKVVAADSLGNVSEGNAGEFLKLMPGVSLDYVEADARSVRISGLAPQYGNVLLEGLFVPSAGSSNIGTGRTFEFEQLSMDSVELVQLTKTPTPDQPSALSGTVDLVTESALDHDGQNIDYSFGLATNSYYAGLHKSPGWDDQEGRKLYPNYTFKYSNVFNEGKVGVIFGLSHHETIAAQKHTWLWHNGYDDNPDNNDTEVPTYWWMWFQDGPKPTTRENYFARVDFLANDNLKLFARVDHSTYKAKFYNRTMSLRPSSLDLTKEVSKTNQTVASGTVSNESNQFMEKLGDTTIYTMGSDYQMGDLTISTRLNRGVARNWYENLENNHFADYRADISDVSWNWTRPSEGSTDLQFTQLSGPDWRNPSNYSFVDNAMKWYERNSRDEQTTLRVDFTRDLKQKDQTHLLKFGVMFNTRDLEVHRYGSMWTTFTGPDGVLGTDDDPNPGDFVDSNFVMDYDSGSNLNGIRPYSPWKIWDYYLENPGEFVENTDRNGDQRRRNNWYFEEEIMSAYVTDQIKIGKLDIAPGLRYERSKPQGTGWDSVNGRPVTAEGDWTEVLLPYLHANYEFAYDLVGRFSYHESITRADIANLVPGISSINETDREMSANNPNLSEENAKTYYFTLEKYFEPVGLLSVSAFHRIWSDRQITGGETVLGPDGYGGDSSFAGYTLLTRTNATRDVDLSGLEIDFSKQFKNLPKPLTGLGVFGNYTMLDYEDDRFFRGSPKRTANAGVNASIDRFSARLNMNYIGTILTGTSSSYNESTGVWSDSAQPDEFQKERMFFDLNLDYKLSDKLRLFLDARNLTNEDSQYTYRGHESNFVRILKTGTIWKLGVKGTF, from the coding sequence ATGGAATGTATCCGTAAAACGAATGCAGGAAGACTTTTTGTCAAAACTCCAAAGCTAAATATGAAAAAAACAAATAAGATACGATGCAACTCATTGGGGAGGGGGCTCTTGGGCCTAGCTCTTCCCGTTTTAGCGCTGAGCGTTGCCACGCAATCCTGGGCAGGCGAGATTCGAGGGCGAGTCGTTGACTCTGATTTAGGCAATAACCTGCGAAACGCCCAGGTAACGATAGCCGGATCTAGCAACCGCGTGCTGACCGAACAAGGGGGGAGCTTTTATTTTCCGGATGTATCCGCGGGCGAAGTGACCTTACGCGTGAGTTTTAGTGGTTACGACACTATCGAACAGACCGTTACCGTACCGGAAGACGGGACTGTTCGCCCTACGATCAAGCTACGTAGCTCCTTCATGGACGAAGGTAATGTATATACCTTGGGTGCCTTTGAAGTTCAGGCTGAGTCTTATAACGCAGCTTCGCGCGCGGTTAATGAGCAGAAGGTCGCCATAAATCCTGTAAAGGTCGTTGCTGCTGACTCGCTTGGAAACGTTTCAGAAGGAAACGCGGGCGAATTTCTTAAGCTGATGCCTGGCGTATCTCTAGATTACGTAGAAGCGGATGCCCGTTCAGTGCGTATCAGCGGATTGGCACCTCAGTACGGTAACGTGCTGCTGGAAGGGCTCTTCGTTCCTAGCGCAGGGTCTTCCAACATCGGTACGGGGAGAACTTTTGAGTTCGAGCAGTTGTCTATGGACAGCGTCGAACTAGTCCAATTGACGAAAACCCCAACTCCGGACCAACCTTCGGCCTTGTCCGGAACCGTGGACTTGGTGACGGAAAGCGCCCTCGATCACGATGGTCAGAACATCGACTATTCTTTCGGTTTGGCGACGAATTCTTACTATGCGGGACTTCACAAGTCACCCGGGTGGGATGACCAGGAAGGCAGAAAACTGTATCCGAATTATACCTTCAAGTACTCGAATGTCTTCAATGAAGGGAAGGTAGGCGTTATCTTTGGCTTGTCGCACCACGAGACGATCGCAGCTCAGAAGCACACATGGCTGTGGCACAACGGCTACGATGATAATCCTGACAACAACGACACGGAAGTGCCGACTTACTGGTGGATGTGGTTTCAGGATGGCCCCAAGCCGACTACCCGCGAAAACTACTTCGCTCGGGTGGATTTCTTGGCGAATGACAATCTCAAGCTCTTTGCTCGTGTGGACCATAGTACCTACAAAGCAAAGTTCTACAATAGAACCATGAGCCTGCGTCCAAGTAGCTTGGACCTGACTAAGGAAGTTTCTAAGACCAACCAGACCGTGGCGAGCGGTACGGTGTCCAATGAATCTAACCAGTTCATGGAGAAGCTCGGAGATACTACTATCTACACGATGGGAAGCGATTATCAAATGGGTGACTTGACTATTTCCACTCGTTTAAACCGTGGTGTCGCTCGAAATTGGTACGAGAACCTGGAAAATAACCACTTCGCCGATTATCGGGCTGATATCAGTGATGTATCCTGGAATTGGACACGCCCATCTGAAGGATCTACGGATTTGCAGTTCACCCAGCTGTCCGGGCCTGATTGGAGAAACCCGAGCAATTACAGCTTTGTGGATAATGCGATGAAGTGGTACGAGAGAAATTCTCGAGACGAGCAAACGACGCTTCGTGTGGACTTCACCCGAGACCTGAAGCAGAAGGACCAGACTCACCTCCTGAAGTTTGGTGTTATGTTCAACACTCGAGACCTGGAAGTGCACCGTTATGGTTCGATGTGGACTACGTTTACGGGACCGGATGGAGTACTGGGGACTGATGACGATCCAAATCCCGGCGACTTCGTGGACAGCAATTTCGTGATGGACTACGACAGCGGGAGCAACCTCAACGGAATTCGGCCGTACAGCCCGTGGAAAATTTGGGATTATTATCTCGAGAATCCCGGCGAGTTTGTAGAGAACACAGATCGCAACGGTGATCAGCGTCGCCGCAACAATTGGTACTTCGAAGAGGAGATCATGTCGGCCTACGTGACCGACCAGATCAAGATCGGGAAGTTAGACATTGCTCCCGGTTTAAGATACGAACGCTCCAAGCCTCAGGGCACCGGGTGGGATTCGGTGAACGGTCGCCCCGTTACCGCAGAAGGCGATTGGACTGAAGTCTTGTTGCCGTATCTACACGCCAACTACGAGTTTGCTTACGATCTCGTCGGTCGTTTTTCGTACCACGAGTCGATCACGCGTGCTGACATTGCCAACTTGGTTCCAGGAATCTCCAGTATAAATGAAACTGATCGCGAGATGAGCGCGAATAACCCGAACCTAAGCGAGGAGAATGCCAAAACCTATTACTTCACTTTGGAAAAGTACTTCGAGCCGGTGGGCTTGCTGTCGGTTTCGGCGTTTCATCGTATTTGGTCGGATCGCCAGATTACAGGTGGCGAAACGGTACTCGGTCCGGATGGATATGGTGGAGACTCCTCTTTCGCTGGATACACGCTGCTCACTCGCACAAACGCAACGCGTGATGTAGATCTCAGCGGTCTTGAAATTGACTTCTCCAAGCAATTCAAGAACTTGCCGAAACCTTTGACGGGACTTGGAGTGTTTGGCAACTACACGATGCTCGACTACGAGGACGATCGATTCTTCCGTGGTTCCCCGAAGCGTACGGCGAATGCTGGAGTGAACGCTAGTATCGATCGTTTCAGCGCTCGTTTGAATATGAACTACATCGGAACCATCCTCACGGGCACTTCTTCATCCTACAACGAGTCAACTGGTGTTTGGTCCGATTCGGCTCAGCCCGACGAGTTCCAGAAGGAACGCATGTTCTTCGACTTGAACCTAGACTACAAGTTGTCCGACAAGCTTCGCCTCTTCCTCGATGCCCGCAATTTGACCAACGAAGATTCGCAATACACCTACCGCGGGCACGAATCTAATTTTGTGCGTATCCTTAAAACCGGTACCATTTGGAAGCTCGGAGTCAAAGGCACATTTTAG